The Thermosulfurimonas sp. F29 genome includes a window with the following:
- the rpsO gene encoding 30S ribosomal protein S15, whose product MPLDPEIKTEIIKKFQRHEGDTGSPEVQIALLTARIKQLEEHFKVHRKDHHSRRGLLKLVGRRRRLLNYLRRTDFQRYRELVQALGLRG is encoded by the coding sequence ATGCCTCTGGATCCGGAAATCAAGACCGAGATCATTAAAAAGTTTCAGCGTCACGAGGGGGACACCGGTTCCCCGGAGGTGCAGATAGCTCTGCTTACCGCCCGCATCAAGCAACTGGAGGAGCACTTCAAGGTCCACAGGAAGGACCATCATTCCCGCCGGGGTCTTCTCAAGCTCGTGGGGCGCCGGCGCAGGCTTCTAAATTATCTGCGGCGCACCGACTTTCAGCGCTACCGCGAGCTGGTTCAGGCCCTGGGACTGAGGGGTTAG